One Aegilops tauschii subsp. strangulata cultivar AL8/78 chromosome 7, Aet v6.0, whole genome shotgun sequence genomic window carries:
- the LOC141027198 gene encoding uncharacterized protein yields MAEEPSAKRHHGEPSDKSSNLIDVHVPGEKREYTRTLTGVELHGKETLEIVCTSEPDKADEVMSRLRMNGGGFYPSFIGVDVEFTSDDEPPQMAAVLQLCVEELCLVYHITAATKWPKRLKDFPQEEKLYTFVGFNIGGDKRMLNKSGL; encoded by the exons ATGGCAGAGGAACCGTCCGCCAAGCGTCATCATGGCGAGCCGTCGGACAAGAGCAGCAACCTCATCGACGTTCACGTCCCCGGCGAGAAGCGTGAGTACACGAGAACCCTCACAGGGGTTGAGCTCCACGGCAAGGAGACGCTGGAGATCGTCTGCACCAGCGAACCAGACAAGGCCGACGAGGTGATGAGCAGGCTCAGGATGAACGGCGGCGGCTTCTATCCGAGCTTCATCGGAGTTGATGTGGAGTTCACCAGCGATGATGAACCTCCACAGATGGCGGCAGTCCTGCAGTTATGCGTCGAGGAACTCtgcttggtgtaccacatcaCAGCAGCCACAAAATG GCCCAAGCGCCTCAAAGACTTCCCGCAGGAGGAGAAATTGTACACATTTGTCGGTTTCAACATTGGAGGTGACAAGCGGATGCTGAACAAGTCTGGTTTGTAG